A single genomic interval of Colius striatus isolate bColStr4 chromosome 9, bColStr4.1.hap1, whole genome shotgun sequence harbors:
- the PRLH gene encoding prolactin-releasing peptide — protein sequence MKMRSICLLCLLLAFLTLPIAHGHIRERSMEIRNPDIDPSWYTGRGIRPVGRFGRRRAVGDGTHPGRAGWWQACAPAPPAPPGRVQTLS from the exons ATGAAGATGAGGTCCATCTGCCTCCTGTGCCTGCTGCTTGCCTTCCTGACCCTGCCCATCGCACACGGCCACATCCGTGAGCGCTCCATGGAAATCAGGA ACCCAGACATCGACCCCTCCTGGTACACAGGGCGCGGGATCCGTCCAGTGGGACGGTTCGGGCGGCGGCGAGCCGTGGGCGACGGCACCCATCCTGGGAGGGCCGGCTGGTGGCAAGCCTGTGCCCCTGCGCCGCCCGCACCACCGGGAAGAGTGCAGACCCTCAGCTGA